A genomic segment from Microcella flavibacter encodes:
- a CDS encoding LLM class F420-dependent oxidoreductase — protein sequence MQICIFTEPQQGASYDTQLAHAQRTEALGFDGWFRSDHYMVMGDGDGMPGPTDAWTTLAGLARETSRIRLGTLVSSATYRVPGLLAIQVAQVDAMSGGRAELGLGTGWYAAEHAAYGIPFPEKRFGMLEEQLAIVTGLWATPAGATFGFEGEHYQLVDSPALPKPVQSPLPVIVGGGGARRTPQLAARYAAEFNIGFVDPATVAEKFANVRAICVEEERDPATLRMSVAWPTVVGADEADVRRRCAAAGIDPDSDHGGRLVGTPAQVVEKAAGLVGLGADRLYLQTMDMTDLDHLDLIAAEVLPHLA from the coding sequence GTGCAGATCTGCATCTTCACCGAGCCGCAGCAGGGCGCGAGCTACGACACCCAGCTCGCCCACGCGCAGCGCACCGAGGCGCTCGGCTTCGACGGCTGGTTCCGCTCGGACCACTACATGGTCATGGGCGACGGCGACGGGATGCCCGGCCCGACCGACGCGTGGACGACCCTCGCCGGGCTCGCCCGCGAGACCTCGCGCATCCGCCTCGGCACCCTCGTCTCCTCCGCCACGTACCGCGTGCCGGGCCTGCTCGCCATCCAGGTCGCGCAGGTCGACGCCATGTCGGGCGGCCGCGCCGAGCTCGGCCTCGGCACCGGCTGGTACGCCGCCGAGCACGCCGCCTACGGCATCCCCTTCCCCGAGAAGCGGTTCGGGATGCTCGAGGAGCAGCTCGCGATCGTGACGGGCCTCTGGGCCACCCCCGCCGGGGCGACCTTCGGCTTCGAGGGCGAGCACTACCAGCTCGTCGACTCCCCCGCCCTGCCCAAGCCGGTGCAGAGCCCGCTGCCCGTCATCGTCGGCGGGGGCGGCGCCCGCCGGACGCCGCAGCTCGCCGCGCGCTACGCCGCCGAGTTCAACATCGGCTTCGTCGACCCGGCCACGGTCGCGGAGAAGTTCGCGAACGTGCGCGCGATCTGCGTCGAGGAGGAGCGCGACCCGGCGACCCTGCGCATGTCGGTCGCCTGGCCGACGGTCGTCGGTGCCGACGAGGCCGACGTGCGCCGCCGCTGCGCGGCCGCGGGCATCGACCCCGACTCGGACCACGGCGGCCGCCTCGTCGGCACGCCCGCGCAGGTCGTCGAGAAGGCGGCGGGCCTCGTCGGCCTCGGCGCGGACCGGCTGTACCTGCAGACGATGGACATGACCGATCTCGACCACCTCGACCTCATCGCGGCCGAGGTTCTGCCGCACCTCGCCTGA
- a CDS encoding sodium-dependent bicarbonate transport family permease, translating into MPIDLLTATLLSPAVLAFLLGMAAVAVRSDLAVPETMVKGLSLYLLLAIGIKGGVALRAEEPATIAGPLVLAAALGVVIPVLAFGALRLLTRLDRAERGAIAAHYGSTSLVTFTAALAVIAAAGVAVPGYAPALLAVLEVPGIIVGILLARRAPRTTAAVARRSPVLVGAGRSDAGRSDADRSDAGRHDGDHRDAPAPAPLRRTLHEVFTGTSVVLLVGGIAIGTVLGPEGMAPIAPLVVDAFPGVLVLFLLAMGLAAGAQLRAARRGGLGLLVFALAFPLLAGAIGVVAATAIGMGVGGAAVLGVLCASASYIAAPAAVRVALPEVPLALPLAASLGVTFPFNLVAGIPIMLLLARALGG; encoded by the coding sequence GTGCCGATCGATCTGCTCACCGCCACCCTGCTCTCCCCCGCCGTACTGGCCTTCCTCCTCGGCATGGCCGCCGTCGCCGTGCGCTCCGATCTCGCCGTGCCCGAGACGATGGTCAAGGGGCTCTCGCTCTACCTGCTGCTCGCGATCGGCATCAAGGGCGGCGTCGCCCTGCGCGCCGAGGAGCCGGCGACCATCGCAGGGCCGCTCGTGCTCGCGGCCGCGCTCGGGGTGGTCATCCCGGTGCTCGCCTTCGGCGCCCTGCGCCTGCTGACGCGGCTGGATCGCGCCGAGCGCGGGGCGATCGCCGCCCACTACGGCTCGACCTCGCTCGTCACCTTCACCGCCGCGCTGGCCGTGATCGCCGCCGCGGGCGTCGCCGTTCCGGGATACGCACCCGCGCTGCTCGCCGTGCTCGAGGTGCCCGGCATCATCGTCGGCATCCTGCTCGCCCGCCGGGCCCCCCGCACGACGGCGGCCGTCGCGCGCCGCAGCCCCGTCCTCGTCGGCGCGGGTCGGAGCGATGCGGGTCGGAGCGACGCGGACCGGAGCGATGCGGGCCGCCACGACGGGGACCACCGCGACGCACCCGCGCCCGCCCCGCTGCGCCGCACCCTGCACGAGGTCTTCACCGGCACCTCGGTCGTCCTCCTCGTCGGCGGCATCGCCATCGGCACCGTGCTCGGGCCCGAGGGCATGGCGCCCATCGCCCCGCTCGTCGTCGACGCCTTCCCCGGCGTGCTCGTGCTGTTCCTGCTCGCCATGGGCCTCGCCGCGGGGGCGCAGCTGCGCGCGGCCCGCCGCGGCGGCCTCGGCCTACTCGTGTTCGCCCTCGCCTTCCCCCTGCTCGCGGGGGCGATCGGCGTCGTCGCCGCCACGGCCATCGGCATGGGCGTCGGCGGGGCCGCGGTGCTCGGCGTGCTGTGCGCGAGCGCCTCCTACATCGCGGCGCCGGCGGCGGTGCGGGTCGCGCTGCCCGAGGTGCCGCTCGCTCTGCCGCTCGCCGCGAGCCTCGGCGTGACGTTCCCGTTCAATCTGGTGGCGGGCATCCCGATCATGCTGCTGCTCGCCCGGGCGCTCGGCGGCTGA
- a CDS encoding TerC family protein, whose amino-acid sequence MDIPLWLWFAVLGVILAMLALDLVAHRKAHVISVREAAAWSIVWVTLGVAFGGYIWWEFGAEFGQQYYAGYLIEKSLAVDNVFVWAIIFAFFGVPREYQHRVLFLGVLGALVFRAIFIALGAVLIDQFSWILYVFAAFLLYTGYVMIRQRNQHMDVENSRILRAFRRFVPMTDAYHGQRFLIRKAGVIVATPLLAVLVLVEVTDIIFAVDSIPAIFGVTSEPFIVFTANAFAILGLRAMYFLLADLIHRFIYLKLGLAFVLIWVGIKMLLLDVYKIPTSVSLAVVAVIITVSIVASLRATRGQAAHAVEVPGAPPFRIATEDELAEAEPVFRRRRRTPAVGR is encoded by the coding sequence ATGGACATCCCCCTCTGGCTGTGGTTCGCCGTCCTCGGCGTCATCCTCGCCATGCTCGCCCTCGACCTCGTCGCCCATCGCAAGGCCCATGTGATCAGCGTGCGGGAGGCGGCCGCGTGGTCGATCGTCTGGGTCACCCTCGGGGTCGCGTTCGGCGGGTACATCTGGTGGGAGTTCGGGGCCGAGTTCGGTCAGCAGTACTACGCCGGATACCTGATCGAGAAGTCGCTCGCGGTCGACAACGTCTTCGTCTGGGCGATCATCTTCGCCTTCTTCGGCGTGCCGCGGGAGTACCAGCACCGGGTGCTCTTCCTCGGAGTGCTCGGCGCCCTCGTCTTCCGCGCCATCTTCATCGCGCTCGGCGCGGTGCTGATCGACCAGTTCTCCTGGATCCTCTACGTCTTCGCGGCCTTCCTGCTCTACACGGGCTACGTCATGATCCGTCAGCGCAACCAGCACATGGATGTCGAGAACTCCAGGATCCTGCGGGCGTTCCGGCGCTTCGTCCCGATGACCGACGCGTACCACGGGCAGAGGTTCCTCATCCGGAAGGCCGGCGTCATCGTCGCGACCCCGCTGCTCGCCGTGCTCGTGCTCGTCGAGGTGACCGACATCATCTTCGCCGTCGACTCCATCCCCGCGATCTTCGGCGTGACGAGCGAGCCCTTCATCGTGTTCACCGCGAACGCCTTCGCCATCCTCGGCCTGCGGGCGATGTACTTCCTGCTCGCCGACCTCATCCACCGCTTCATCTACCTCAAGCTCGGACTCGCCTTCGTGCTCATCTGGGTGGGGATCAAGATGCTGCTGCTCGACGTGTACAAGATCCCCACGAGCGTCTCCCTCGCCGTCGTGGCCGTCATCATCACGGTGTCGATCGTCGCGAGCCTTCGGGCGACGCGCGGCCAGGCGGCGCACGCCGTCGAAGTGCCCGGCGCTCCTCCCTTCCGCATCGCCACCGAGGACGAGCTCGCAGAGGCGGAGCCGGTATTCCGGCGTCGACGTCGCACGCCGGCGGTCGGGCGCTGA
- a CDS encoding acyl-CoA dehydrogenase produces the protein MHPSRLAAAPAPPGPLLSLLLADPPSAATTGGDPTSGVDAALALAQRLGAARPAPGRPGTRDLWEALATLAADDLALARAVEPHLDAVAILDDADPAAVIVGAWGVFAAEGGDDPLTAEHVDGGWVLTGTKPWCSLADRLDGALVTARVAPATASGTAPAADAPAAAGDRRLFAVALGAARAAGTAHAAPGGWVARGLVEIPSGPVRFAGTPATAVGDPDWYTARPGFAWGGIGVAACWYGGALGVARTLRAAVRERHEPHAEAHLGAVDEALQSARRALDEAAALAEPPRDGEAARPLDRDQVRLLAKRVRATVARAVDEVLHRAGRALGPAPLALDAAHAKRVADLQIYVRQHHAERDLASLGRSIADGGGSW, from the coding sequence GTGCACCCCTCCCGACTCGCCGCGGCGCCCGCCCCGCCCGGCCCCCTCCTCTCGCTCCTCCTCGCCGACCCGCCGAGCGCCGCCACGACCGGCGGCGACCCGACCAGCGGGGTGGATGCGGCGCTCGCGCTCGCGCAGCGCCTCGGCGCCGCCCGTCCCGCCCCGGGTCGCCCCGGCACGCGCGACCTGTGGGAGGCGCTCGCGACCCTCGCGGCTGACGACCTCGCCCTCGCCCGCGCCGTCGAGCCGCACCTCGACGCGGTCGCGATCCTCGACGACGCCGACCCCGCGGCCGTCATCGTCGGCGCCTGGGGCGTCTTCGCGGCCGAGGGCGGCGACGATCCGCTGACCGCCGAGCACGTCGATGGCGGCTGGGTGCTCACCGGAACGAAGCCGTGGTGCTCGCTCGCTGACCGGCTCGACGGGGCGCTCGTGACGGCGCGGGTCGCGCCGGCGACTGCGTCGGGGACCGCGCCGGCGGCCGACGCGCCCGCTGCCGCCGGCGACCGCCGCCTCTTCGCCGTCGCGCTCGGCGCGGCCCGCGCGGCCGGCACCGCGCACGCCGCGCCCGGCGGCTGGGTCGCGCGCGGGCTCGTGGAGATCCCGAGCGGGCCTGTGCGATTCGCCGGCACTCCCGCCACCGCGGTCGGCGACCCCGACTGGTACACCGCGCGCCCCGGCTTCGCCTGGGGCGGCATCGGCGTCGCCGCCTGCTGGTACGGCGGAGCCCTCGGCGTCGCCCGCACCCTGCGCGCCGCCGTGCGCGAGCGGCACGAGCCGCACGCCGAGGCGCACCTGGGCGCCGTCGACGAGGCGCTGCAGTCGGCCCGCCGGGCGCTCGACGAGGCCGCGGCGCTCGCCGAGCCGCCGCGCGACGGCGAGGCCGCCCGCCCCCTCGACCGCGACCAGGTGCGCCTGCTCGCGAAGCGCGTGCGCGCCACCGTCGCCCGCGCCGTCGACGAGGTGCTGCACCGCGCCGGCCGCGCCCTCGGCCCCGCGCCGCTCGCCCTCGACGCGGCGCACGCCAAGCGGGTCGCCGACCTGCAGATCTACGTGCGCCAGCACCACGCGGAGCGCGACCTCGCGTCGCTCGGCCGCTCGATCGCGGACGGCGGCGGATCATGGTGA
- a CDS encoding helix-turn-helix transcriptional regulator produces the protein MAAWTFLTHHAHLLLEVAKNPDALVQELADAVGISTRAAVSILNDLEAYGCVERERRGRRNHYVVHRSAALRHPTNAAHTVGELIDALTDLR, from the coding sequence GTGGCCGCCTGGACCTTCCTCACCCATCACGCGCACCTGCTGCTCGAGGTGGCGAAGAACCCCGACGCCCTCGTGCAGGAGCTCGCCGATGCCGTCGGCATCTCCACCCGCGCCGCCGTGTCGATCCTCAACGACCTCGAGGCCTACGGCTGCGTCGAGCGCGAACGGCGTGGGCGCCGCAACCACTACGTCGTGCACCGCTCGGCCGCGCTGCGGCATCCGACCAATGCGGCCCACACGGTCGGCGAGCTCATCGACGCGTTGACCGACCTTCGCTGA